The following coding sequences are from one uncultured Bacteroides sp. window:
- a CDS encoding DUF4492 domain-containing protein, whose amino-acid sequence MKHLLLRIWRFYFEGFRSMTLGRTLWFIILIKLFIMFFILKLFFFPNFLNNRPEGESKEEYVGNELINRAIP is encoded by the coding sequence ATGAAACATCTCTTATTACGTATATGGCGTTTTTACTTTGAAGGCTTTCGAAGCATGACCCTGGGTCGCACTTTGTGGTTCATCATACTTATTAAATTATTCATAATGTTTTTTATTCTAAAGCTTTTTTTCTTTCCTAATTTTCTAAATAATAGACCTGAGGGAGAAAGTAAAGAAGAATACGTGGGTAATGAATTAATAAATCGTGCAATTCCTTAA
- a CDS encoding efflux RND transporter periplasmic adaptor subunit: MNKKRLIWIIAAIVTIGALAWVFLGPTPKHKVTFESVKAEKGNISKLVTATGTIEAVTQVEVGTQVSGIVNKIYVDYNSQVKKGEVIAELDKTNLLNELASQKGTLANAKTEYEYQLKNYNRVKTLHEKKLVSDTDYETALYNYEKAKNSYDISRNSLAKAKTNLGYATIYSPIDGIVLSKAVEEGQTVAASFSTPTLFTIAKDLTNMQVVANVDEADIGNITEGQRVMFTVDAYPTETFQGKVTQVRQEATTTSNVVTYEVVISAQNPDLKLKPGLTANVTIYTLEKDSVLCIPAKALRFTPSKPLIGNDDKVIDCQAKHKVWTREGNTFTAHAVQIGLSNGILTEITSGIPEGTLVVTDVVAGKMPWKGSNTSNIKPEEEKSPFMPTRPRSNKKK; encoded by the coding sequence ATGAATAAAAAGAGACTTATTTGGATTATTGCTGCAATAGTGACCATAGGAGCACTAGCATGGGTATTTTTGGGGCCTACACCTAAACACAAAGTTACTTTTGAATCAGTCAAAGCAGAAAAAGGTAATATTAGTAAATTGGTAACAGCTACCGGAACTATAGAGGCAGTTACACAGGTAGAAGTCGGAACACAAGTATCTGGTATTGTCAATAAAATATATGTAGATTATAACAGTCAAGTTAAGAAAGGAGAAGTTATAGCTGAACTTGACAAAACAAATTTGCTAAATGAGCTTGCAAGCCAAAAAGGAACATTAGCTAATGCTAAAACAGAATATGAGTACCAATTAAAGAATTATAATCGCGTAAAAACTTTGCATGAAAAGAAATTAGTATCTGACACTGATTACGAAACAGCACTATATAATTATGAGAAAGCCAAAAACTCTTATGACATCAGCAGAAATAGTCTTGCCAAAGCAAAAACAAATTTAGGATATGCCACGATCTACTCCCCAATAGACGGAATTGTTTTGAGCAAAGCTGTAGAAGAAGGACAAACCGTAGCAGCTTCATTCAGTACTCCGACCCTATTTACCATAGCCAAAGATTTAACCAACATGCAAGTAGTAGCAAATGTAGACGAGGCTGATATAGGAAATATTACTGAGGGGCAAAGAGTAATGTTTACTGTGGACGCATATCCTACTGAAACTTTTCAAGGGAAAGTAACTCAAGTACGCCAAGAAGCAACAACGACAAGTAATGTTGTAACCTACGAAGTTGTTATCTCAGCACAGAACCCTGATCTAAAACTAAAGCCTGGACTAACCGCAAATGTTACTATTTACACTCTAGAAAAAGACAGTGTACTATGTATTCCTGCTAAAGCACTACGCTTCACACCATCCAAACCGCTTATTGGTAATGATGATAAAGTAATAGATTGTCAAGCTAAACATAAAGTATGGACACGTGAAGGAAATACGTTTACTGCTCACGCTGTACAAATAGGGCTAAGTAATGGGATTCTTACTGAAATAACAAGTGGTATACCCGAAGGAACTCTTGTCGTAACCGACGTCGTAGCAGGAAAAATGC
- a CDS encoding TolC family protein, which yields MINAKRLLVTTLCITAIGLNTEIKAQKNSTKWDLDSCINYAMQQNINIRKNKITAESSNIDVKTAKAALFPSLSFSSSQNYVNRQLIIDSNQKKNSYNANYGLNASWTVYNGGQNLKTIKQEQVYNKIDELNVEASKNEIETNIAQAYIQILYAAESVKINENTLKISEAQRDRGKELLKAGSIAQSDYAQLESQCSTDKYQLVTSQATLQNYKLQLKQLLELDGEEEMDISMPTLNDSDVLTLLPTKTDVYKAALALRPEIKASKLSVQNSELAIKIARAGYLPTLTLTAGTGTSHTSGSSYTFEQQVKNGWNNSVGVTLSVPIFSNRKNKSAVEKAKLQYTTSQLNMLDEEKALFKTIEGYWLDANSAQQSYMAANEKLRSTQISYDLISQQFNLGMKNTVELLTEKNNLLAAKQQTLQAKYMAILNALLLRFYQGESIKL from the coding sequence ATGATAAACGCAAAAAGACTCTTAGTAACAACTCTTTGTATCACAGCGATAGGGCTAAATACAGAAATTAAAGCTCAGAAGAATTCAACAAAATGGGATCTTGATTCTTGCATAAATTATGCCATGCAACAGAACATCAATATAAGAAAAAACAAAATAACTGCTGAGAGTAGTAATATAGATGTAAAAACAGCTAAAGCTGCTCTTTTCCCGAGCTTATCATTTAGTAGTAGCCAAAATTATGTAAATAGGCAGCTAATTATTGATAGCAATCAAAAAAAGAACAGTTATAACGCCAATTATGGATTAAATGCATCATGGACAGTATATAATGGAGGGCAAAATTTAAAAACAATTAAACAAGAACAAGTTTATAACAAAATAGATGAACTTAATGTAGAAGCGAGTAAAAATGAGATAGAAACAAATATCGCACAAGCATATATACAAATTCTTTATGCTGCTGAGTCTGTGAAGATCAACGAAAATACGCTAAAGATATCAGAAGCGCAGAGAGATCGAGGTAAAGAGTTGTTGAAAGCAGGTTCTATTGCACAGAGTGATTACGCCCAATTAGAATCTCAATGCAGCACAGATAAATATCAGCTTGTTACCTCACAAGCCACACTACAGAATTATAAACTGCAGCTTAAACAATTATTAGAATTAGATGGAGAAGAAGAAATGGATATTTCTATGCCAACTCTCAACGACAGTGATGTGCTCACTTTGCTACCTACAAAAACAGATGTATATAAAGCAGCACTTGCTTTGCGCCCTGAGATTAAAGCAAGTAAACTCAGCGTACAAAATTCAGAACTAGCAATTAAAATAGCTCGCGCAGGGTATCTACCAACTCTTACTTTAACTGCAGGAACGGGCACAAGCCATACTAGTGGCAGCAGCTATACCTTTGAGCAACAAGTAAAAAATGGATGGAATAATTCCGTAGGAGTAACTCTTTCTGTACCCATCTTTAGCAATAGAAAAAACAAAAGTGCTGTAGAAAAAGCAAAATTGCAATACACAACAAGCCAATTAAATATGCTTGATGAAGAGAAAGCACTATTCAAAACAATAGAAGGCTATTGGCTTGATGCCAACAGTGCTCAGCAAAGTTATATGGCAGCTAATGAGAAACTACGCAGTACTCAAATAAGCTACGATTTAATTAGTCAACAATTCAATTTAGGAATGAAGAATACTGTAGAATTACTAACCGAAAAAAACAACCTGTTAGCAGCTAAGCAACAAACTCTTCAAGCTAAATATATGGCCATACTTAACGCATTGTTATTACGCTTCTATCAAGGAGAAAGTATTAAGTTATAA
- a CDS encoding cytochrome ubiquinol oxidase subunit I, which translates to MINSIDTSLIDWSRAQFALTAMYHWLFVPLTLGLAVVMGIMETLYYKTGNTFWKHTAKFWMKLFGINFAVGVATGLILEFEFGTNWSNYSWFVGDIFGAPLAIEGILAFFMEATFIAVMFFGWNKVSKGFHLTSTWLTGLGATLSAWWILVANAWMQHPVGMEFNPDTVRNEMVDFWAVAFSPVAVNKFFHTVLSGWVLGAIFVVGVSSWFLLKKRNKEFALASIKIGAVFGLIATLLSAWTGDGSGYQVARTQPMKLAAMEGYYHGEKGAGLVAIGMLNPEKKQYDDGKEPFIFRLAVPKMLSLLAERELNAYVPGINDIIEGGYTLKDGTVALSASEKIERGKKAISALAAYRSAKKGGNVAVADSAYTVLKDNVAYFGYGYIKDVHELVPNVPITFYSFRIMVMLGFYFILFFALVLIFVYRDKLASMKWMHWIALLTIPLGYIAAEAGWVVAECGRQPWAIQDMLPTSASISKLGVGSVQTTFFIFLVLFTVMLIAEIGIMLREIKKGPEFNQ; encoded by the coding sequence ATGATAAATAGCATTGACACTTCGTTAATTGATTGGTCGAGAGCACAATTTGCTTTAACGGCTATGTATCACTGGCTTTTTGTACCTCTAACTTTGGGGTTGGCTGTAGTGATGGGTATAATGGAAACTTTGTATTACAAAACAGGTAATACGTTCTGGAAACATACTGCTAAGTTTTGGATGAAACTTTTTGGAATTAACTTTGCGGTTGGAGTAGCTACCGGATTGATTTTGGAATTTGAATTTGGAACGAATTGGAGTAACTATTCATGGTTTGTTGGTGATATTTTTGGTGCACCGCTTGCCATAGAAGGTATTTTGGCGTTCTTTATGGAAGCTACTTTTATAGCTGTGATGTTCTTTGGTTGGAATAAAGTAAGCAAAGGATTTCATCTTACTTCTACTTGGTTGACGGGGCTTGGTGCGACTCTTTCCGCATGGTGGATTCTAGTTGCAAATGCATGGATGCAGCATCCTGTAGGTATGGAATTTAATCCAGATACAGTACGTAATGAAATGGTCGATTTTTGGGCTGTAGCTTTTTCTCCTGTAGCTGTGAATAAATTTTTTCACACTGTTCTCTCTGGTTGGGTGTTGGGAGCCATTTTTGTAGTAGGAGTAAGTTCTTGGTTCTTATTAAAGAAACGTAATAAAGAATTTGCTTTAGCCAGCATCAAGATTGGAGCTGTTTTCGGATTAATTGCAACGCTTCTTTCTGCATGGACTGGTGACGGTTCTGGTTATCAAGTTGCTCGTACACAACCAATGAAATTGGCTGCAATGGAAGGTTACTACCATGGAGAGAAAGGAGCTGGTTTAGTTGCTATTGGAATGCTTAATCCGGAAAAGAAGCAGTATGATGATGGGAAAGAGCCATTTATATTTCGTCTTGCTGTACCTAAAATGCTTTCTTTATTAGCTGAAAGGGAATTGAATGCTTATGTACCAGGCATTAATGATATAATAGAAGGGGGCTATACATTGAAAGATGGAACGGTAGCTCTTTCTGCATCAGAAAAAATAGAGCGTGGTAAAAAGGCTATTTCTGCTCTTGCTGCATATCGTTCTGCTAAAAAAGGAGGAAATGTGGCTGTCGCAGATTCTGCTTATACTGTTTTGAAAGACAATGTGGCTTATTTTGGTTATGGCTATATTAAAGATGTTCATGAGTTGGTTCCTAATGTTCCTATCACTTTTTACTCTTTCCGTATAATGGTTATGTTAGGGTTCTATTTTATTCTTTTCTTTGCATTAGTTTTGATCTTTGTGTATAGAGATAAATTGGCATCTATGAAGTGGATGCATTGGATAGCACTTCTAACCATTCCACTTGGTTATATTGCTGCTGAGGCCGGGTGGGTAGTTGCAGAGTGTGGTAGGCAGCCATGGGCTATTCAAGATATGCTTCCTACATCAGCTTCTATCTCTAAACTGGGAGTTGGTTCTGTGCAAACAACATTCTTTATTTTCCTTGTTTTGTTTACTGTTATGCTGATAGCAGAGATCGGTATCATGCTTCGTGAGATAAAAAAAGGACCTGAATTTAATCAATAA
- a CDS encoding cytochrome d ubiquinol oxidase subunit II has translation MDTYTFLQQYWWFVISLLGALLVLLLFVQGGNSMLFSLPKTEDERTMMVNSTGRKWEFTFTTLVTFGGAFFASFPLFYSTSFGGAYWLWMIILFSFVLQAVSYEFQSKAGNLLGKKVYQAFLVVNGILGPVLLGGAVATFFTGSNFLVDKGNMVEGAMPVISSWGNSWHGLDALANPWNVILGLAVFFLARVLGTLYFINNISDEAFIKRCRRALIFNGGLFLVFFLAFVIRTLLADGFAVNPDTQEIYMQSYKYFNNFMDMPVVLVLFLLGVVLVLFGLIMSIFKNTFDKGIWFTGAGTVFAVLALFLCAGYNNTAYYPSTIDLQSSLTLTNSCSSLFTLKTMAYVSILVPFVLVYIFYAWRKIDSKKIDVEELKEDGGHAY, from the coding sequence ATGGATACATACACATTTCTTCAACAATATTGGTGGTTCGTAATTTCTTTGTTAGGAGCACTGTTGGTTCTTTTACTTTTTGTGCAAGGAGGAAACTCTATGCTCTTTAGTCTTCCTAAGACCGAAGATGAGCGCACTATGATGGTTAATTCAACTGGTCGTAAATGGGAGTTTACTTTTACGACATTGGTGACTTTTGGAGGAGCTTTTTTCGCTTCTTTCCCTTTATTCTATAGTACTAGTTTTGGTGGGGCTTATTGGTTGTGGATGATTATTCTTTTTAGTTTTGTTCTTCAAGCTGTGAGCTATGAATTTCAAAGTAAAGCAGGTAACTTGTTGGGCAAAAAAGTTTATCAGGCTTTTTTGGTTGTGAATGGTATATTAGGCCCTGTTCTATTAGGAGGTGCGGTAGCTACTTTTTTTACTGGTTCAAATTTCTTGGTTGATAAGGGAAATATGGTTGAGGGAGCAATGCCAGTAATCAGTAGTTGGGGTAATTCATGGCACGGGCTTGATGCATTAGCTAATCCTTGGAATGTAATTCTAGGATTGGCTGTCTTTTTCTTGGCACGTGTACTGGGGACACTTTACTTTATTAATAATATAAGTGATGAAGCTTTTATTAAACGCTGCCGTCGTGCATTGATCTTTAATGGCGGATTATTTTTAGTTTTCTTTTTAGCTTTTGTTATTCGCACATTATTGGCTGATGGGTTTGCGGTAAATCCTGATACACAAGAAATTTATATGCAGTCTTATAAATATTTTAATAATTTCATGGATATGCCCGTGGTACTTGTTCTCTTTTTATTGGGAGTGGTACTTGTTTTATTCGGTTTAATAATGAGTATTTTTAAGAATACTTTTGATAAAGGCATTTGGTTTACTGGTGCTGGTACAGTCTTTGCTGTACTTGCTTTATTCCTTTGTGCCGGATATAATAATACTGCTTATTACCCCTCTACAATTGATTTACAAAGTTCTTTAACGCTTACTAATAGTTGTTCTAGCCTATTTACCCTTAAAACAATGGCTTATGTTTCTATTCTT